cactgtcggagggtcagtgctgagggagtgctgcactgtcggagggtcagtgctgagtgagcggacagtgtcagaggatcagtgctgagggagcgggcactgtcggagggtcagtgctgagggagtgccgcactgtcacagggtcagtgcagaggaagcgccacactgtcggagggccagtgctgagggagcgccgcattgtcggagggtcagtgctgagggagtgggcactgtcagaggatcagtgctgagggagcaggcactgtcggagggtcagtgctgagggagtgccgcactgtcagagggtcggtgctgagggagtgccgcactgtcggagggtcagtgctgagggattggcatactgtccgagggtcagtgctgagggagtgccgcactgtcagagggtcggtgctgagggagtgccgcactgtcggagggtcagtgctgagggattggcaNNNNNNNNNNNNNNNNNNNNNNNNNNNNNNNNNNNNNNNNNNNNNNNNNNNNNNNNNNNNNNNNNNNNNNNNNNNNNNNNNNNNNNNNNNNNNNNNNNNNNNNNNNNNNNNNNNNNNNNNNNNNNNNNNNNNNNNNNNNNNNNNNNNNNNNNNNNNNNNNNNNNNNNNNNNNNNNNNNNNNNNNNNNNNNNNNNNNNNNNNNNNNNNNNNNNNNNNNNNNNNNNNNNNNNNNNNNNNNNNNNNNNNNNNNNNNNNNNNNNNNNNNNNNNNNNNNNNNNNNNNNNNNNNNNNNNNNNNNNNNNNNNNNNNNNNNNNNNNNNNNNNNNNNNNNNNNNNNNNNNNNNNNNNNNNNNNNNNNNNNNNNNNNNNNNNNNNNNNNNNNNNNNNNNNNNNNNNNNNNNNNNNNNNNNNNNNNNNNNNNNNNNNNNNNNNNNNNNNNNNNNNNNNNNNNNNNNNNNNNNNNNNNNNNNNNNNNNNNNNNNNNNNNNNNNNNNNNNNNNNNNNNNNNNNNNNNNNNNNNNNNNNNNNNNNNNNNNNNNNNNNNNNNNNNNNNNNNNNNNNNNNNNNNNNNNNNNNNNNNNNNNNNNNNNNNNNNNNNNNNNNNNNNNNNNNNNNNNNNNNNNNNNNNNNNNNNNNNNNNNNNNNNNNNNNNNNNNNNNNNNNNNNNNNNNNNNNNNNNNNNNNNNNNNNNNNNNNNNNNNNNNNNNNNNNNNNNNNNNNNNNNNNNNNNNNNNNNNNNNNNNNNNNNNNNNNNNNNNNNNNNNNNNNNNNNNNNNNNNNNNNNNNNNNNNNNNNNNNNNNNNNNNNNNNNNNNNNNNNNNNNNNNNNNNNNNNNNNNNNNNNNNNNNNNNNNNNNNNNNNNNNNNNNNNNNNNNNNNNNNNNNNNNNNNNNNNNNNNNNNNNNNNNNNNNNNNNNNNNNNNNNNNNNNNNNNNNNNNNNNNNNNNNNNNNNNNNNNNNNNNNNNNNNNNNNNNNNNNNNNNNNNNNNNNNNNNNNNNNNNNNNNNNNNNNNNNNNNNNNNNNNNNNNNNNNNNNNNNNNNNNNNNNNNNNNNNNNNNNNNNNNNNNNNNNNNNNNNNNNNNNNNNNNNNNNNNNNNNNNNNNNNNNNNNNNNNNNNNNNNNNNNNNNNNNNNNNNNNNNNNNNNNNNNNNNNNNNNNNNNNNNNNNNNNNNNNNNNNNNNNNNNNNNNNNNNNNNNNNNNNNNNNNNNNNNNNNNNNNNNNNNNNNNNNNNNNNNNNNNNNNNNNNNNNNNNNNNNNNNNNNNNNNNNNNNNNNNNNNNNNNNNNNNNNNNNNNNNNNNNNNNNNNNNNNNNNNNNNNNNNNNNNNNNNNNNNNNNNNNNNNNNNNNNNNNNNNNNNNNNNNNNNNNNNNNNNNNNNNNNNNNNNNNNNNNNNNNNNNNNNNNNNNNNNNNNNNNNNNNNNNNNNNNNNNNNNNNNNNNNNNNNNNNNNNNNNNNNNNNNNNNNNNNNNNNNNNNNNNNNNNNNNNNNNNNNNNNNNNNNNNNNNNNNNNNNNNNNNNNNNNNNNNNNNNNNNNNNNNNNNNNNNNNNNNNNNNNNNNNNNNNNNNNNNNNNNNNNNNNNNNNNNNNNNNNNNNNNNNNNNNNNNNNNNNNNNNNNNNNNNNNNNNNNNNNNNNNNNNNNNNNNNNNNNNNNNNNNNNNNNNNNNNNNNNNNNNNNNNNNNNNNNNNNNNNNNNNNNNNNNNNNNNNNNNNNNNNNNNNNNNNNNNNNNNNNNNNNNNNNNNNNNNNNNNNNNNNNNNNNNNNNNNNNNNNNNNNNNNNNNNNNNNNNNNNNNNNNNNNNNNNNNNNNNNNNNNNNNNNNNNNNNNNNNNNNNNNNNNNNNNNNNNNNNNNNNNNNNNNNNNNNNNNNNNNNNNNNNNNNNNNNNNNNNNNNNNNNNNNNNNNNNNNNNNNNNNNNNNNNNNNNNNNNNNNNNNNNNNNNNNNNNNNNNNNNNNNNNNNNNNNNNNNNNNNNNNNNNNNNNNNNNNNNNNNNNNNNNNNNNNNNNNNNNNNNNNNNNNNNNNNNNNNNNNNNNNNNNNNNNNNNNNNNNNNNNNNNNNNNNNNNNNNNNNNNNNNNNNNNNNNNNNNNNNNNNNNNNNNNNNNNNNNNNNNNNNNNNNNNNNNNNNNNNNNNNNNNNNNNNNNNNNNNNNNNNNNNNNNNNNNNNNNNNNNNNNNNNNNNNNNNNNNNNNNNNNNNNNNNNNNNNNNNNNNNNNNNNNNNNNNNNNNNNNNNNNNNNNNNNNNNNNNNNNNNNNNNNNNNNNNNNNNNNNNNNNNNNNNNNNNNNNNNNNNNNNNNNNNNNNNNNNNNNNNNNNNNNNNNNNNNNNNNNNNNNNNNNNNNNNNNNNNNNNNNNNNNNNNNNNNNNNNNNNNNNNNNNNNNNNNNNNNNNNNNNNNNNNNNNNNNNNNNNNNNNNNNNNNNNNNNNNNNNNNNNNNNNNNNNNNNNNNNNNNNNNNNNNNNNNNNNNNNNNNNNNNNNNNNNNNNNNNNNNNNNNNNNNNNNNNNNNNNNNNNNNNNNNNNNNNNNNNNNNNNNNNNNNNNNNNNNNNNNNNNNNNNNNNNNNNNNNNNNNNNNNNNNNNNNNNNNNNNNNNNNNNNNNNNNNNNNNNNNNNNNNNNNNNNNNNNNNNNNNNNNNNNNNNNNNNNNNNNNNNNNNNNNNNNNNNNNNNNNNNNNNNNNNNNNNNNNNNNNNNNNNNNNNNNNNNNNNNNNNNNNNNNNNNNNNNNNNNNNNNNNNNNNNNNNNNNNNNNNNNNNNNNNNNNNNNNNNNNNNNNNNNNNNNNNNNNNNNNNNNNNNNNNNNNNNNNNNNNNNNNNNNNNNNNNNNNNNNNNNNNNNNNNNNNNNNNNNNNNNNNNNNNNNNNNNNNNNNNNNNNNNNNNNNNNNNNNNNNNNNNNNNNNNNNNNNNNNNNNNNNNNNNNNNNNNNNNNNNNNNNNNNNNNNNNNNNNNNNNNNNNNNNNNNNNNNNNNNNNNNNNNNNNNNNNNNNNNNNNNNNNNNNNNNNNNNNNNNNNNNNNNNNNNNNNNNNNNNNNNNNNNNNNNNNNNNNNNNNNNNNNNNNNNNNNNNNNNNNNNNNNNNNNNNNNNNNNNNNNNNNNNNNNNNNNNNNNNNNNNNNNNNNNNNNNNNNNNNNNNNNNNNNNNNNNNNNNNNNNNNNNNNNNNNNNNNNNNNNNNNNNNNNNNNNNNNNNNNNNNNNNNNNNNNNNNNNNNNNNNNNNNNNNNNNNNNNNNNNNNNNNNNNNNNNNNNNNNNNNNNNNNNNNNNNNNNNNNNNNNNNNNNNNNNNNNNNNNNNNNNNNNNNNNNNNNNNNNNNNNNNNNNNNNNNNNNNNNNNNNNNNNNNNNNNNNNNNNNNNNNNNNNNNNNNNNNNNNNNNNNNNNNNNNNNNNNNNNNNNNNNNNNNNNNNNNNNNNNNNNNNNNNNNNNNNNNNNNNNNNNNNNNNNNNNNNNNNNNNNNNNNNNNNNNNNNNNNNNNNNNNNNNNNNNNNNNNNNNNNNNNNNNNNNNNNNNNNNNNNNNNNNNNNNNNNNNNNNNNNNNNNNNNNNNNNNNNNNNNNNNNNNNNNNNNNNNNNNNNNNNNNNNNNNNNNNNNNNNNNNNNNNNNNNNNNNNNNNNNNNNNNNNNNNNNNNNNNNNNNNNNNNNNNNNNNNNNNNNNNNNNNNNNNNNNNNNNNNNNNNNNNNNNNNNNNNNNNNNNNNNNNNNNNNNNNNNNNNNNNNNNNNNNNNNNNNNNNNNNNNNNNNNNNNNNNNNNNNNNNNNNNNNNNNNNNNNNNNNNNNNNNNNNNNNNNNNNNNNNNNNNNNNNNNNNNNNNNNNNNNNNNNNNNNNNNNNNNNNNNNNNNNNNNNNNNNNNNNNNNNNNNNNNNNNNNNNNNNNNNNNNNNNNNNNNNNNNNNNNNNNNNNNNNNNNNNNNNNNNNNNNNNNNNNNNNNNNNNNNNNNNNNNNNNNNNNtccctgagcactgaccctccgacagtgcggcactccctcagcactgaccctcctacagtgcccactccctcagcactgaccctctgacagtgcccactccctcagcactgaccctccgacagtgcccactccctcagcactgaccctcctacagtgcccactcccccagcaatgaccctccgacagtgcagcactccctcagcactaaccctccgacagtgcccactccctcagcactgaccctccgacagtgcggcgctccctcagcactgaccctccgacagtgtggcgctccctcagcactgttccATATCTATTTGTGGACTTTGATTTGTATCGCTGTTCAAACTGCATGTGGCGGCCATGGTTCTGACCCAGCTCTGTGTGGCTCCTTCTGCCCTCTCTAGGAGATAAAGTTGTGAAACATATCAGCACGCGGGCTGATGGCCCCTCCCCCAGCTGCAAGCCCTCGTTCAGCACTCGCCCTGAAGACGATATTCTCTACCTGTGGCGTCTGCAAAGAAAGATGGAGGCAGCGAGAGTGAGCTCATGGGCCTTGCTAGCACAGAGGAAGTCACACTCCCCTCCAATCCACTTGGGCAGGCAGGTACGAGGCTGTCTGTCCTGTCAACTGCTTCTCTCAGTAACTGTGTAGAAACCCCTTCACAGACTGACCTGCCCAGGCTTGGCCTTTGTAGATTCCTGCCCAGTCTCCTGCACAATGGCCCACACTTCCATTTCACTGGTTCCCAGATTCAAAAGATCATCctacatttccaccacatccagtGGGGTCACCATCACCAAACACGTCTTCCCTCTGCCTCCTCTCTCAGCATTCTGCAGATTCTGTTATCTCAATCACACCCTTGTCCATTTTGAGTACTTCcttattcccccctcccccacaatgGTACCTCCCCATGCAATCATAGAAGGTGtaaccctgctataggaaggatgttgtgaaactttgaaagggttcagacaagatttacaaggatgttgccaggattgaagggtttgagctacagggagaggttgaacaggctggggctgttttccctggaacgtcggaggctgaggggtgaccttatagaggtttataaaatcatgaggggcacggatagggtaaatagacaaagtcttttccctggggtcggggagtccagaactatagagggcataggtttaggtgagaggggaaagatataaaagggatcgaaggggcaaatgtttcacccCTCCTCTGCTCCGAGGGGTGGATCCCAGCCTCTCCTGATCCCTCTCCATTTTATTTGAGACCACTTCACCCTGCAGTTGCACCTCTCCAAGGCTCCtcaggcaacaccttccaaacccacggccacttccacctggaaggacaagggcagcgattacatgggaacacccccccccccgcaagctcccctccgagcccctcaccatcctgacccgGAAATGTCTTTTTCCTATATTcccttgtgggacatgggcatcactagttggtcagcatttattgccgaacCCTAGCTGCGGttgagccatttcagaggacagttgagaggcagccccattgctgtgtgtctggagttacatgtaggtcagaccaggtgaagatggcagcttccttccctatagacgttagtgagccagatgggtttatcTGACATTCGGCAGTGGATTCCCCAAaacttattttaaattgaatacagattccaccatctgccatggcagcattcaaatccaggtccccagaacattcactGGATGAGAAGTCTAACGATcagtgttccttcagtgtcactgggtcaaaatcctggaactccttcccattgtgtgtgcCAGCCTCCTgtgattcaggaaggcagctcctCCAACACTTGCTCCAGGAGCACCAAGGGACAGGCATTACATGGACAAATAATGGAGAAATAATGTttgggcagtacggtggcacagtggttagcactgctgcctcacagcgccagagaccagggttcaattcccgcctcaggcgactctctgtgtggagtttgcatattctcccctgtgtggagtttgcacattctgcatgggtttccccccagtgctccagtttcctcccacagtccaaaaatgtgcaggttagggtggattggccgtgctaaattgccagtagtgttaggggaatgggtctgggtgggttgcgcttcggtgggtcggtgtggacctgttgggccgaagggcctatttccacactgtaagtaatctaaatctaaactgcTCTGTATCCTCTGAGGTAGTCAGTGCTTGGAGATGGATGAAGCATCCCAGCTGCAGTACAAACAGTCACTGAGTGAGAGTTGGTTTATTTTTCCAGATTACCAGGTCTGATGGAGACGTGAAAAAGGACAAGTCAGTGGTCACAGGGTCATACCCTGAGAGAGattggagagagagcgagacaccgACCAGAAACCCCCAACATAGTCCAGGGAACAAAGCCAGGACTGGTGCTACCTGCCCCGTGCCAATCCTGAGCGGAGCAGTGTGCCTGTCCGAGGACTGGACATGTCTACAGGCGGGCACAGGCGGTCAATGCTGTGATCCTCAGGCCGCGGAGAGAGAGCCAGCTCAGCGAGGAAGAGGTGACAGTGGGCTCGCACACGGCCTGAGCTCAGCGATCGAAGGGCAAAGGTCAGCGGACTGTCCCTGCAGACAGCACAGCAATGGTGAAGGGAGAGGTGACAGTGGGCTCGCGCACGGCCTGAGCTCAGCGATCGAAGGGCAAAGGTCAGCGGATGGTTATTCCAGACAGTGCGGTATGAGAGGAGGAAGTACTTCAGAAGCAGTGTCTGGTGGCAAGGAGCAGGGACTGGAGCCTCTGCCTGAGGTCTATGGAAGGGACTGCCCCCAGAGGGGTAGGCGGGCCCATCATCAGGGGCAAAGAGAAGCTGGATGGAGCTCTGGATTGGAGGCCAGCAGCAGCCAGCCTCCTGTGTCCCTGCAGCCTCAGAATTTTCGCCAAGTGAGGCCATGGCAGCAGGACTCTCACCCATTCactgggagcagcggctcagacACGGAACAGCAATCCTCTGAAGGAGAACACGAACACGACAGTGCTTCACCCAAGAACTCAGCAGCGAGGGGACAGCATCAAGGGAAGCCCGCACCATCCCATCGCCGTCAGCATGCAAACGTTCAGCAGGTGTTGGGACAGGTGCTGCCTTTAATCTTAACCATGTCACCAGATAGAGGGCTTCTCATCCTATGTATGTCAGaggctccctcagcacagaccctctgacagtgcggcactccctcagcactgaccctccgacagtgcccactccctcagcactgacgctccaacagtgcccactccctcagcactgacgctcca
This DNA window, taken from Chiloscyllium plagiosum isolate BGI_BamShark_2017 unplaced genomic scaffold, ASM401019v2 scaf_21619, whole genome shotgun sequence, encodes the following:
- the LOC122546464 gene encoding filaggrin-2-like; translated protein: MEAARVSSWALLAQRKSHSPPIHLGRQITRSDGDVKKDKSVVTGSYPERDWRESETPTRNPQHSPGNKARTGATCPVPILSGAVCLSEDWTCLQAGTGGQCCDPQAAEREPAQRGRGDSGLAHGLSSAIEGQRSADCPCRQHSNGEGRGDSGLAHGLSSAIEGQRSADGYSRQCGMRGGSTSEAVSGGKEQGLEPLPEVYGRDCPQRGRRAHHQGQREAGWSSGLEASSSQPPVSLQPQNFRQVRPWQQDSHPFTGSSGSDTEQQSSEGEHEHDSASPKNSAARGQHQGKPAPSHRRQHANVQQVLGQVVSERMFPRCKPNHQIRSKPNTVGRARGHRLPPSPVNETRQTPETVTKLLEEAEGSNTAHP